The genome window TAGGGTCAATCTTTAGATTGCCAATTCTTTTGCACATTGATAAGGGCATCAGGTTGATGCTTGCCCCTAAGTCAATGAGGGTCTTTTCTACTGACTCCTTCTTTATGGTGCAAGGGATAGTCACACTCCTGGGGTCTTTGAACTTCTTGGGTAACTTCCTCTGTATCATTGCACTGTAGTTGCCTCCCACCACAATACTCTCATTATCAATATACTTCCCCTTCTTGGTGAGGATGTCTTTCATAAACTTGGTGTAGAGTGACATCTGCTATAAGGCTTCCCCGAATGGCATTGTTATCTCCAGCCCCTTGAATATTTCCAAGAAACACTTGAAGTAATGCTCCTTGTTTTTCTTGGACGACACTAAAGGATATAAGGGCTCCTTTAGAGGGAATGGTGGCTCTTCTTTCTTAGCCTCTCGGGCTAACTGGCTCTTGGTCTTAGGGAGTAAGACTTTTTTCTCTCcctcctcttcttccttcttttcttcttctccatctctGTCTGTCTTCCCTTCCTCAGATTGGTCTTTTTCTGCTTCTTTCTCTCCTTGTGCTTTCCTCTGGCTTCTGGTCATTACTGCCTTGCACTCTTCCTTGGagt of Glycine soja cultivar W05 chromosome 1, ASM419377v2, whole genome shotgun sequence contains these proteins:
- the LOC114406560 gene encoding uncharacterized protein LOC114406560, yielding MSLYTKFMKDILTKKGKYIDNESIVVGGNYSAMIQRKLPKKFKDPRSVTIPCTIKKESVEKTLIDLGASINLMPLSMCKRIGNLKIDPTRMTLQLADHSITRPYGVVEDVLVKVHHFTFLVDFFIMDIEEDTEIPLILGRPFMLTAKCVVKNLLTR